The genomic DNA AGGGCGAGCAGCACGAGCTTCAGGTTGGCCCATTGGCCGAAGGATTCCTTCAGCGGCGACTTCGACCCCTTGCCTTCTTCCTTCATCTTCTTGAAGGCGGGCGACTCGTGCAGCTGCATCCGGATCCAGACCGAGACCGCCAGCAGGACGATCGAGATCAGGAACGGAATGCGCCAGCCCCAGGCGCGGAAGGCTTCCTCGCCCAGCGCGGTGCGCACGCCCAGGATCACCAGCAGCGACAGGAACAGGCCCATCGTGGCGGTGGTCTGGATCCAGCTGGTGAAGAAGCCGCGGCGGCCGTGCGGCGCGTGCTCGGCCACGTAGGTGGCGGCGCCGCCGTACTCGCCGCCCAGCGCCAGGCCTTGCAGCAGGCGCAGGATGATGAGGATGATCGGGGCGATCATGCCGATGGATTCGTAGGTGGGCAGGATGCCGACCAGGAAGGTCGAGGCGCCCATCAGCACGATGGTGACGAGGAAGGTGTACTTGCGGCCGACCAGGTCACCCAGGCGGCCGAACACGAGGGCGCCGAAGGGACGCACGGCGAAGCCGGCGGCAAAGGCGAGGAGGGCGAAGATGAAGCCCGCGGTGGGGTTGACCCCGGAGAAGAAGTGAACCGCGATGATCGCGGCGAGCGACCCGTAGAGATAGAAGTCGTACCACTCGAAAACGGTGCCCAGGGAAGACGCGAGAATGACGCGCTTTTCCTCCCTGGTCATTGGCGCCTTGGCGCCGGCTGCGGGAACGGCAGTGTTCATGATGTCTCCTCGTTATTGGCCAGCATGGTGTGCCGCCTGACTGGGCCTGGGCATGCTTGGCCCCTTGCGGGGTGGCGGGCCGATGGCGCAGCGTGGAGGCTTTTATCGCCGCTCTGCTGTGTTCCGGATGTGAGCCCTTCCCGGGACGGAACGGCTCACATTCAGGCGCAGCAGGTCAGCGTTCCCTTGTGGTGGGGGCTGTGCAACCCCGGGGATCGGGGCCGTTACAAGGTAGGCGCGAAGACTGACGTCTATCTGACGGAACCCTTACTTGAATCTTAATTGTGTAATTATTTGTGTCTTTTCCCTCGGGGCTCAGGGATAGTCCCGATCCGGGAGGCCGCCGTCACCGGACAGATAGGCGGAGGCTGGCCGCAAGCGTGCCAGCGTCAGGCGCACGCAGGTGCCGGTCGCGCCGGCGTCCAGGTAGGGGTTGTCGATGATGCCGACGTGGGCCTGGTGGCGCTGGGCGATTTCGCGCACGATGGCCAGGCCCAGGCCGCTGCCGTTCACACCGGTGCCCAGGACGCGATAGAAGCGGTCGAATACGCGTTCCCGCTCGCCGGGGGCGATGCCCGGTCCGGTGTCATCCACTTCCAGCACGGCCTGGCTGCGGCCGTCGCGGATGCGCACCGTGACGTGGCCGCCTGCCGGGGTATAGCGCAAGGCGTTGTCGATCAGGTTGTTCAGCAATTCGGCCAGCAGCAGCGCGTTGCCCAGGACCGGCACGCGCGTGTCGGGGCCTTCGAAGCCGAGGTCGATGCCCGCCAGCATCGCCTGCGGCACCCAGTGCTGGGCCTGCTCCTGCGCCAGCGCGCTCAGGTCGACCTCCGCCATGGGCAGCGCGTCGGCATTCTCGGCATTCGCCAGCAACAGCAACTGGTTGACCAGCCGCGTGGCGTGTTCGGAGCCGGTCACGAGCTGCCGCAGGCTGAACTGCATTTCCTCCGGCGTGGCGTCGCGCAGCGCCAGCTCGGCCTGCGTGCGCAGGCCTGCCAGCGGGGTCTTCAGCTGGTGCGCGGCATCCGCGACGAAGCGGCGCTGGGCCTGGATGGTGGCCGACAGGCGCGCCAGCAGGTCATTGACCGCGCCCACCAGGGGCGCGATTTCCGACGGGGCGGCGTTTTCGTCCAGGGGCGACAGGTCGTCGGGACGGCGCGCGCGCAGGCGTTGCTGCAGCGCGTTGAGCGGCGCGATGCCGCGCGACAGGCCGAACCAGACCAGCAGCACCGCGATCGGCAGGACCACGAACTGCGGAATGATCACGCCCTTGATGATGTCGTTGGCCAGCTGTTCGCGCTTCTCCAGCGTCTCGGCCACGGTCAGCAGCACGGGCCGCGCCCCGGGCGAGGCGGGTTCCATCCAGATGTAGGCCTGGCGGATGCCGAAGTCGCGCAGCGTGTCGTCGCGGTACAGCACCTCGCCGGGCCGCGAAGGCGTGCCCAAGGCGGGCAGCGGCAGTTCACGGTCGCCGCCCAGTATCTGTCCCCTGTCGTCCTGCACCAGCCAGAAGACGCTGTCGTCCTCGTCGGTGCGCAGCAGGCGCCGGGCCGCGGGTGTCATGTCCAGGCGTGTCTCGCCGTTTTCGACGATGACCTGCGCCGCCAGCACGCGCAAGGTGTTGGCCAGCGTGCGGTCATAAGGCACGTTGGCGATGTTCTGCGCCACCACGTAGGTGATCGCCACGCTCATGGGCCACAGCAGGAAGAGGGGGGCGAGCATCCAGTCCAGGATCTCGCCCAGCAGCGACCGGTGGGCGGGCGCGAAGTTCGGGCCGGCGCTGCCGCGCTGGATGATGTCCAGCGCTTCCTGGTTCAGGGCTTCGGAGGGGGTTGCGGGCTCAGTGGGCGGTTGCTGGCTGATCCGTGCCACGGAGGTCTCCGCCGTTGTTGCGATCGATGGCGGCGTCGCGTTCCAGGCAGTAGCCCAGCCCGCGCACGGTGGCGATCTTCACGTCGCTGGGCTCGAGCTTCTTGCGCAGGCGATGGATGTAGACCTCGATGGCGTTGGAGCTGACTTCCTCGCCCCATTCGCAGAGGTGATCGACGATCTGGTTCTTGCTGACCATGCGCCCGGCGCGGGTGAGCAGGATTTCGAGCAGGCTGACCTCGCGCGCCGAGAGGTCGAGCGTGTGGCCGTCGACCTGGGCCACGCGCCCGGTCTGGTCGAAGACGAGGCGCCCATGGCGCAGCACCGTGGCGCCGCCGCCCGCGCCACGGCGGGTCAGGGCACGCACGCGGGCTTCCAGCTCGGACAGCGAGAAAGGCTTGGCCATGTAGTCGTCGGCGCCCAGGTCCAGGCCCTTGACGCGCTGCTCGACGCTGTCGGCGGCGGTCAGGATCAGGACGGGCAGGTGCGAGTTGCGCGCGCGCAGGCGGCGCAGCACTTCCAGGCCGGGCAGGTGCGGCAGGCCGAGGTCCAGGATGAGGAGGTCGAAGGCTTGCGCGGCCAGCGCGGAGTCGGTGGCCAGGCCGTCGTGCAGGCTGTCGACGGCATAGCCGTTGCGGCGCAGCGAGCGGGACAGGCCGTCGGCCAGGATGCTGTCGTCTTCTGCGATGAGTATGCGCATGGCCGGAGTGCCGCGGTTAGGAGGGCGGCCGGCATGGCGGCGGCGCGCCCGGGACCGGACGGCGCCGGGTCTGGGCCCGCTCACCGCCAGTGTCTTGTCTCTCGGAACCGATTCTGTCACAGGGGCGGGCCGCTTGGACACAGGGGATAACGCGGGGATGGGGCAAGGGCCGGGAGGGTGGAAAAAAACCTCCGCACTGTGCTTTTATCCAGTACAATCCGATGCCATAATGCCCCGCAAGGAAAGACGGTGGCGCCCGGCAGGGCCCGCCGCAGGAACCCTCCGGGACAGCTCGAAGCGCGCAGCGCCGGGCAGACCGATCACCATCAAGGACTCGTACATGGACGACAAACAGAGCAAGGCCGCCGCGGCGGAAAAATCCAAGGCGCTGGCCGCTGCGCTGTCGCAGATCGAAAAGCAGTTCGGCAAGGGCTCGATCATGCTGTACGGCGGCAACGAGGTCGAGCACGACATTCAGGTCGTCTCCACCGGCTCGCTGGGCCTGGACATCGCCCTGGGCGTCGGCGGCCTGCCGCGCGGCCGCGTGGTCGAAATCTACGGCCCGGAATCGTCGGGCAAGACCACGTTGACCCTGCAGGTCATCGCGGAAATGCAGAAAGTGGGCGGCACCTGCGCCTTCGTCGACGCCGAGCACGCGCTCGACGTGCAGTACGCCTCCAAGCTGGGCGTGAAGCTCACCGAGCTGCTGATCTCGCAGCCGGACACGGGCGAACAGGCGCTGGAAATCACCGACGCGCTGGTGCGCTCGGGCTCGGTCGACCTGATCGTCATCGACTCGGTGGCGGCCCTGGTGCCCAAGGCTGAAATCGAAGGCGAAATGGGCGACTCGCTGCCCGGCTTGCAAGCCCGCCTCATGAGCCAGGCGCTGCGCAAGCTCACGGCCACCATCAAGCGCACGAACTGCATGGTCATCTTCATCAACCAGATCCGCATGAAGATCGGCGTCATGTTCGGCAACCCCGAAACCACCACCGGCGGCAACGCGCTGAAGTTCTACTCGTCCGTGCGCCTGGACATCCGCCGCACCGGTTCCATCAAGCGTGGCGAGGAAGTGGTCGGCAACGAAACGCGCGTGAAGGTCGTCAAGAACAAGGTGGCACCGCCTTTCAAGCAAGCCGAGTTCGACATCATGTACGGCGCGGGCATCTCGCGCGAAGGCGAGATCATCGACCTGGGCGTGCAAGCCGGCGTGGTCGAGAAGTCGGGCGCCTGGTACAGCTACAACGGCGACCGCATCGGCCAAGGCAAGGACAACGTGCGCGAATACCTGCGTGAGCGTCCGGCGCTGGCCTTCGAGATCGAGAACAAGGTCCGTGCCCAGATGGGCGTGGCCGAGCGTGCCGCCGGTGTCGTGGCGGCCACGGCCGGCTCCGAAGAGGACTGATGTCCTCCTGGGGGACCCGCAAGCCTTCAGGCCCTGGTGCCCGTCACGCTCGATCCGGGCGAGCGGGCACGCAGGACGAAGCGTCAGTGCAGGGAATCGCGGACGAACAGTCCGAGCATTCCGGCAGTGGCGAAAATCCCTCGGCGCGTGGGTCCGCGCGCCGAGGGCCCTCCCTGAAGGCCCGGGCCGTCGATTTCCTGTCGCGCCGTGAGCATGGCCGCCAGGAACTGGGCCGCAAGCTGGCCCGCCACAGCGACGACCCCGAAGAAATCGAAAGCGTGCTCGACAGCCTGGCCAAGGAAGGCTGGCTGTCGGATACCCGTTATGCACAAAGCATCGTGCAGCGGCGCGGCGAGCGCCAGGGCACCGCGCGCATCGTGCAGGAGCTGCGCCGCAATGGCGTGGATGCCCAGTTGGTCGACACCTTGCGGGCGGAACTGCAATCCACGGAATATGAACGCGCCCGGCAGGTCTGGGCCAAGCGTTATGCCGACAAGCCCGCCACCACCCCCACGGAATACGCGCGGCAGGCGCGCTTCCTGGCCGCGCGCGGGTTTGGCGCGGGCATCATCAGCAAGATCCTGAAAGGCAGCGGTCTGGACGACGACGCGCTGTAGCGCTATCCCCGCACCGACTTGATACCCGCCAGGGTCTTGAAGCAGCCCTCCCGGGCAATGTTCAGGAAGTCCTGGATATAGGACGCCTGCGCATCTTCCGTCCGCACGGCGGCATGCAGCGTGCACCAGACGCCTTGGGGACCCAGGTGCACCACGTCCATCCAGCCTTGGTCCAGATACTCGGTCAACGCCCAATTGGGCAGCGCCGCAACGCCGCGGTTGCTGGCCACCAGTTGGGCAATGATGGGCGTGAGTTCCGCACGGCGGATGCTGGCGGGCTCGACGTCCGCCGGGTCCAGGAACTGCGTGAAGACATCCAGGCGCTGCTTGTCCACCGGATAGGTGATGAGCACCTGGTCGGCCAGTTGCGCCGGATCAATGAACTTGCTGCCCGCCAGCGGATTGGCCTGGGCCACGGCCAGCACTACTTCATAGCGAAAAAGCGGGATGTACTCCACGGCTTCCAGCGGCTGGGGGTCGGAGGTGATGACGAGGTCCAGATCGCCGCGTACCAGGGCGGGCAGGGGGGCGAAGGAGAACGCGGCGGAGAGGTCCATGCTGACCTCGGGCCATTGGCCGCGGAAGGTATCCAGCGCAGGCATCAGCCACTGGAAGCACGAGTGGCATTCGATGGCCAGGTGCAGCCTGCCCGTGCGGCCGGCTGCCAGGCGTTGCAGTTCCCGTTCCGTGGCGCGGATGCGGGGCAGCACCTCATCGGCCAGGGCCAGCACGCGCAGGCCCGCGGTGGTCAGGCGCGCGGGACGCGTGCGGCGGTTCAGCAAGGGCGTGCCCAGGCGTGACTCCAGTTCGCGCAATTGATGCGACAGCGCCGATTGCGTCAGGTGCAGCCGCTCGGCGGCCTCGAGCAGGCTGCCGCCGTCACGGATGGCGGCCAGAGTTTCCAGGTGGCGAATTTCAAGCATGGGAAAGGGCGGCGGGCGCGGCGGCAGGGAAGAGGGGCCCTGGCGATATGCGCCGGGGTCAGAAGTCTATATGTTATGAAATTTCCTCAATCATTTCATGCAAAATTTGATTTTGATTCATGGAATGGTCCGCTGACAATATCGCACTGATTGAAAATTCTTTGCGAAAAGGCGGACTCACCATGACGACCATTCATAATCTGGGCTTCCCCCGCATCGGCGTGCAGCGTGAGCTGAAGCATGCGGTGGAGGCCTATTGGGCAGGCAAGCAGGATGCTGCTGCGCTGGAAAACGTGGGCCGCGAATTGCGCGCCCGCCATTGGCAGGTGCAGGCCAGCGCCGGCGTGGCGCACGTGCCGGTGGGCGACTTCGCCTGGTACGACCAGATCCTGGAGTGGACGACCACGCTGGGCGCCGTGCCCGCCCGCTTCGGCCAGCCGGAGGGCGCGCCCGTGTCGCTGGACACCTTGTTCCGCATGGGCCGGGGCCGCGCGCCCACGGGCACCCCGGCAGCGGCTTGCGAGATGACCAAGTGGTTCGATACGAACTACCACTACATCGTCCCCGAACTGACGCCGGGCCAGACCTTCCGCATTGCCCGGGAAAGCCTGTTCGACCAGGTGCGCGAGGCGCAGGCCCTGGGCCATGACGTGAAGCCCGTCATTCCCGGGCCGCTGACCTGGCTGTGGCTGGGCAAGGGCGACAGCTTTGGCGCGGGCGCGGGCGACGAAGGCAAGTTGGCGCTGCTGGAGGCGCTGCTGCCTGTCTATGAAGACGTGCTGGCCCGCCTGGCCAAGCTGGGCGTGGCCTGGGTGCAGGTCGACGAGCCCGTCCTGGTGCTGGACCTGCCGCCGGCGTGGAAGCAGGCTTTCCAGGCGGTGTATGCCCGCCTGGCCGCCAGCCCGGTGAAGCTCCTGCTGGCGACGTATTTCGGCGGCCTGCGCGACAACCTGCAATGGGCGGCGGCGCTGCCGGTGGCGGGCCTGCACGTGGACCTGGTGCGCGCGCCGGACCAACTCCAGCCCGTGCTGGCTGCGCTGGGCAAGGACAAGGTCCTGTCGGCGGGCGTCATCAATGGCCGCAACATCTGGCGCGCCGACCTGGATGCGGCGCAAGCGCTGCTGGCGCCTGCCGCCGCAGCCCTGGGCGAGCGGCTGTGGGTCGCGCCCTCGTGCTCGCTGCTGCACGTGCCGGTGGACTTGGCCAAGGAAAGCGGCCTGGACGCCGAGCTGCGCGGCTGGCTTTCCTTTGCCACGCAGAAGCTGGACGAACTGAGCCTGCTGGCCCGCGCGCTGGGCGGATCGCCGGATCCCGCTGCCCAGCGGGCGCTGGCGGCGCAGCGCGATGCCCTGGCCGCGCGCCGCCAGTCGCCGCGCATCCACAATCCGGCCGTGGCGGCCCGGCTGGCAAAGATCCAGGCGGTTTCGCGTGACCGGGCACCCTTCGCCGAGCGTATCGCCGCCCAGCAGGCAGCGCTGTCGCTGCCGGCCTATCCCACCACCACCATCGGTTCCTTCCCGCAGACGGCCGAGATCCGCGGCCTGCGCCGTGACTGGAAGTCGGGCGCCCTGGGCGACGCGGCCTATGAGGAGGCCATCCGCGCCGAGATCGAGCGCGTGGTGCGCTTCCAGGAAAAGGCGGGCCTGGACGTGCTGGTGCACGGCGAACCCGAGCGCAACGACATGGTCGAGTATTTCGGCGAACTCCTGGCGGGCTTCGCCTTCACGCAGAACGGCTGGGTGCAGAGCTATGGTTCGCGTTGCGTGAAGCCGCCCATCATCTTCGGCGACGTGGCCCGCCCGGCGCCGATGACCGTGGGCTGGTCCGCCTATGCGCAGTCGCTGACCAGCAAGCCGATGAAGGGCATGCTGACGGGCCCGGTCACCATCCTGCAGTGGTCCTTCGTGCGGGACGACCAGCCGCGCCAGGAAACCTGCCGCCAGCTGGCGTTGGCGCTGCGCGACGAAGTGGTGGACCTGGAGCAGGCGGGCATCCGCGTCATCCAGATCGACGAGCCGGCCTTCCGCGAAGGCCTGCCGTTGCGCCGTGACGACTGGCGGGCGTATCTCGACTGGGCGGTGGATTGCTTCCGCCTGTCGACGGCGGGTGTGCGGGACGACACGCAGATCCACACCCATATGTGCTATTCCGAGTTCAACGACATCATCGCGTCGATCGCGGCGATGGATGCCGACGTGATCACCATCGAAACGTCGCGCTCGAACATGGAGCTGCTGGAAGCCTTCGAGGACTTCAGCTATCCGAACGACATCGGACCCGGGGTGTACGACATCCACTCGCCGAACGTGCCCGAGGTGGACTGGATGGTGGGGCTCATGAAGAAGGCCGCCTCGCGCCTGCCCAAGGAACGCCTGTGGGTGAATCCGGACTGCGGGCTGAAGACGCGCGCCTGGCCCGAGACCGAGGCCGCGCTGGCCAGCATGGTCGAGGCCGCGCGCCAACTGCGCCAGGCGGCCTGAGGGCGGCAGGGGCAGGGGTTCGGGTAAACCCGAATCCTTGCTGCGCGCGGGTTGGCGGGACATGGGGTGTTCATTAGGCTGAGCTATACTTTTGTGCTTTGTTGCTCCGCAACACTCATCGTTTCAGCTTACAGGTCCGCCCACCGCCGCCCGCGTTCGTCATGCCGCTTTCGCCCTCCACCGCCAGTCGCCAGCCGCTGCACACGCGTTGCGTGCGCGTCGAGGCATTTGGCCGTGACGATGGGCTCTGGGATCTGGAAGCCCAGATGACAGACGTGAAGTCGTACGACTTCCCCGGCAGGAAAGGCCTGCACAAGGCAGGCGATCCCGTGCACGACATGCACCTGCGGATCACCATCGACGCCGATTTCAACGTGCTTGCCGCCGAGGCCGCCTACGATGCGGCGCCCTATGGCACAGGCTGCTCCGCCATCGAACCCTCCTATGACGGCCTGGTCGGCCTGAACCTGCTGCGCGGCTTTCGCCAGCGGGTCAAGGAGCGCTTCAGCCGCGAGGCAGGCTGTACGCACATGACCGAACTTGCCGCCGTGCTGCCCACGGTGGCGGTGCAGACCATGGCGAATCGGCGCCGGACAGAACCCCAACCCGAGGACGTGCGTCCCTTCCAGCTGGGCGGCTGCCATGCCTTGCGCCTGGATGGGCCCATGGTCAAGGAACACTATCCCCGCTGGTACGTCGAGCCCACGGGCTAGGCGATGGGGGCCGCTCTTTTGCTTTTCACTCTCCTTCTGACAGACAGGTAACACATGAAAATCCACGAGTACCAAGGCAAGGAACTTCTAAAGCAGTTCGGCGTTCCCGTGCCGCGCGGCATCCCCGCATTTTCCGTCGACGAAGCCGTGGCTGCCGCTGAAAAGCTGGGTGGACCGGTCTGGGTCGTCAAGGCGCAAATCCACGCGGGTGGCCGCGGCAAGGGCGGCGGCGTGAAGCTGGCCCGTTCGCTGGACGACGTGCGCAAGCTGGCCTCGGAAATCCTGGGCATGCAGCTGATCACGCACCAGACCGGCCCGCAAGGCCAGAAGGTCAATCGCCTGTACATCGAAGACGGCGCCGACATCCAGAAGGAATACTACGTCTCGCTGGTCACCGACCGCGGCACGCAGCAGGTCGCCTTCATCGCCTCCAGCGAAGGCGGCATGGACATCGAGGAAGTGGCCCACGCCACCCCCGAGAAGATCATCACCGAATTCGTCGATCCGCTGACCGGCCTGTCGGCCGAGCAAGCCAAGAAGATCGCCGACGCGATCGGCCTGCCCGCCGACTCGACCGCCCAGGCCGTGGATGTGTTCCAGAAGCTCTACAAGTGCTACATGGACACCGACGCCTCGCTGGTCGAAATCAACCCGCTGAACCGTGACGGCAAGGGCAACATCATCGCCCTGGACGCCAAGTTCAACTTCGACTCGAACGCGCTGTTCCGCCATCCCGAAATCGTGGCCTACCGCGACCTGGACGAAGAAGACCCGGCT from Orrella dioscoreae includes the following:
- the sucC gene encoding ADP-forming succinate--CoA ligase subunit beta is translated as MKIHEYQGKELLKQFGVPVPRGIPAFSVDEAVAAAEKLGGPVWVVKAQIHAGGRGKGGGVKLARSLDDVRKLASEILGMQLITHQTGPQGQKVNRLYIEDGADIQKEYYVSLVTDRGTQQVAFIASSEGGMDIEEVAHATPEKIITEFVDPLTGLSAEQAKKIADAIGLPADSTAQAVDVFQKLYKCYMDTDASLVEINPLNRDGKGNIIALDAKFNFDSNALFRHPEIVAYRDLDEEDPAEIEASKFDLAYIQLDGNIGCLVNGAGLAMATMDTIKLFGGEPANFLDVGGGATAEKVTEAFKIMLKNESVKAILVNIFGGIMRCDVIAEGVITACKAVNLSVPLVVRMKGTNEELGKKMLAESGLPIISADTMAEAATKVVAAAK
- the recX gene encoding recombination regulator RecX, with the translated sequence MQGIADEQSEHSGSGENPSARGSARRGPSLKARAVDFLSRREHGRQELGRKLARHSDDPEEIESVLDSLAKEGWLSDTRYAQSIVQRRGERQGTARIVQELRRNGVDAQLVDTLRAELQSTEYERARQVWAKRYADKPATTPTEYARQARFLAARGFGAGIISKILKGSGLDDDAL
- a CDS encoding LysR family transcriptional regulator; protein product: MLEIRHLETLAAIRDGGSLLEAAERLHLTQSALSHQLRELESRLGTPLLNRRTRPARLTTAGLRVLALADEVLPRIRATERELQRLAAGRTGRLHLAIECHSCFQWLMPALDTFRGQWPEVSMDLSAAFSFAPLPALVRGDLDLVITSDPQPLEAVEYIPLFRYEVVLAVAQANPLAGSKFIDPAQLADQVLITYPVDKQRLDVFTQFLDPADVEPASIRRAELTPIIAQLVASNRGVAALPNWALTEYLDQGWMDVVHLGPQGVWCTLHAAVRTEDAQASYIQDFLNIAREGCFKTLAGIKSVRG
- a CDS encoding response regulator transcription factor, coding for MRILIAEDDSILADGLSRSLRRNGYAVDSLHDGLATDSALAAQAFDLLILDLGLPHLPGLEVLRRLRARNSHLPVLILTAADSVEQRVKGLDLGADDYMAKPFSLSELEARVRALTRRGAGGGATVLRHGRLVFDQTGRVAQVDGHTLDLSAREVSLLEILLTRAGRMVSKNQIVDHLCEWGEEVSSNAIEVYIHRLRKKLEPSDVKIATVRGLGYCLERDAAIDRNNGGDLRGTDQPATAH
- a CDS encoding DUF2889 domain-containing protein; translation: MPLSPSTASRQPLHTRCVRVEAFGRDDGLWDLEAQMTDVKSYDFPGRKGLHKAGDPVHDMHLRITIDADFNVLAAEAAYDAAPYGTGCSAIEPSYDGLVGLNLLRGFRQRVKERFSREAGCTHMTELAAVLPTVAVQTMANRRRTEPQPEDVRPFQLGGCHALRLDGPMVKEHYPRWYVEPTG
- the metE gene encoding 5-methyltetrahydropteroyltriglutamate--homocysteine S-methyltransferase is translated as MTTIHNLGFPRIGVQRELKHAVEAYWAGKQDAAALENVGRELRARHWQVQASAGVAHVPVGDFAWYDQILEWTTTLGAVPARFGQPEGAPVSLDTLFRMGRGRAPTGTPAAACEMTKWFDTNYHYIVPELTPGQTFRIARESLFDQVREAQALGHDVKPVIPGPLTWLWLGKGDSFGAGAGDEGKLALLEALLPVYEDVLARLAKLGVAWVQVDEPVLVLDLPPAWKQAFQAVYARLAASPVKLLLATYFGGLRDNLQWAAALPVAGLHVDLVRAPDQLQPVLAALGKDKVLSAGVINGRNIWRADLDAAQALLAPAAAALGERLWVAPSCSLLHVPVDLAKESGLDAELRGWLSFATQKLDELSLLARALGGSPDPAAQRALAAQRDALAARRQSPRIHNPAVAARLAKIQAVSRDRAPFAERIAAQQAALSLPAYPTTTIGSFPQTAEIRGLRRDWKSGALGDAAYEEAIRAEIERVVRFQEKAGLDVLVHGEPERNDMVEYFGELLAGFAFTQNGWVQSYGSRCVKPPIIFGDVARPAPMTVGWSAYAQSLTSKPMKGMLTGPVTILQWSFVRDDQPRQETCRQLALALRDEVVDLEQAGIRVIQIDEPAFREGLPLRRDDWRAYLDWAVDCFRLSTAGVRDDTQIHTHMCYSEFNDIIASIAAMDADVITIETSRSNMELLEAFEDFSYPNDIGPGVYDIHSPNVPEVDWMVGLMKKAASRLPKERLWVNPDCGLKTRAWPETEAALASMVEAARQLRQAA
- the recA gene encoding recombinase RecA — its product is MDDKQSKAAAAEKSKALAAALSQIEKQFGKGSIMLYGGNEVEHDIQVVSTGSLGLDIALGVGGLPRGRVVEIYGPESSGKTTLTLQVIAEMQKVGGTCAFVDAEHALDVQYASKLGVKLTELLISQPDTGEQALEITDALVRSGSVDLIVIDSVAALVPKAEIEGEMGDSLPGLQARLMSQALRKLTATIKRTNCMVIFINQIRMKIGVMFGNPETTTGGNALKFYSSVRLDIRRTGSIKRGEEVVGNETRVKVVKNKVAPPFKQAEFDIMYGAGISREGEIIDLGVQAGVVEKSGAWYSYNGDRIGQGKDNVREYLRERPALAFEIENKVRAQMGVAERAAGVVAATAGSEED
- a CDS encoding sensor histidine kinase, which encodes MLAPLFLLWPMSVAITYVVAQNIANVPYDRTLANTLRVLAAQVIVENGETRLDMTPAARRLLRTDEDDSVFWLVQDDRGQILGGDRELPLPALGTPSRPGEVLYRDDTLRDFGIRQAYIWMEPASPGARPVLLTVAETLEKREQLANDIIKGVIIPQFVVLPIAVLLVWFGLSRGIAPLNALQQRLRARRPDDLSPLDENAAPSEIAPLVGAVNDLLARLSATIQAQRRFVADAAHQLKTPLAGLRTQAELALRDATPEEMQFSLRQLVTGSEHATRLVNQLLLLANAENADALPMAEVDLSALAQEQAQHWVPQAMLAGIDLGFEGPDTRVPVLGNALLLAELLNNLIDNALRYTPAGGHVTVRIRDGRSQAVLEVDDTGPGIAPGERERVFDRFYRVLGTGVNGSGLGLAIVREIAQRHQAHVGIIDNPYLDAGATGTCVRLTLARLRPASAYLSGDGGLPDRDYP